In the Sarcophilus harrisii chromosome 1, mSarHar1.11, whole genome shotgun sequence genome, one interval contains:
- the SYDE1 gene encoding rho GTPase-activating protein SYDE1, which translates to MAEPLLRKTFSRLRGREKLPRKKSDVKDRGRPAPIPEPSVPEPALEVPKIEAAGPGEEEPPSPEVSRNPARGAYLQSLESSSRRWVLGGSKAPEETSLGSGGPSELVGEIWYNPIPEEDPGSQASGGRTAQTTPAQQEGAAPGGPAPEVVPSNPPAKPSRTKSPGPARRLSMKMKKLPELRRRLSLRGPRSGRDREGERERAAPAGSVISRYHLDSSVGAQRCTEGAQGSQTGYLSDGDSPERPPHPSPDAFQPYEAVTPPRASPPALWGRLSLHLYGLGGLRLPPGPTSPNLCCLLQVDGVPKARTGPLRGGGTDFLRLDHTFHLELEAAHLLRALILIWDPCIQRHRPCAHGTVLLPSLFRGCRAQQLAVRLEPQGLLYAKLTLWEQQEAPRSQEPRVFGLPLPLLVEREQAPGHVPLIIQKCIGQIERRGLRVVGLYRLCGSAAVKKELRDAFERDSAAVSLSEELYPDINVITGILKDYLRELPTPLITPPLYQVVLEAMRQGPPRGRVNPQGTRELLQCLPEVERATLTLLLDHLRLVSSFHAHNRMTPQNLAVCFGPVLLPPRQAPSRLRGGYPAPGSGSGSGSSLASAVDFKRHIEVLHYLLQAWPDPRRPPDPPDSVPYLRPKRQPLLELPLGEPEVVTRPRDRSGPESPPSNRYAGDWSICGRDFLSYGRDFLSGPDYDQVAGSSEDEDDDDEDEGRGRERDGDFVGDFALMDDDPEAPFNTRLNLKDFDTLILDLERELSKQINVCL; encoded by the exons ATGGCCGAGCCGCTACTCAGGAAAACCTTCTCCCGCCTTCGGGGCCGGGAGAAACTTCCTCGGAAAAAGTCGGATGTGAAGGATAGAG GCCGCCCAGCCCCAATCCCAGAACCCAGTGTTCCTGAGCCAGCACTCGAAGTCCCCAAGATAGAAGCAGCAGGGCCTGGGGAAGAGGAACCTCCCAGTCCTGAAGTGTCAAGAAATCCAGCCCGGGGGGCCTATCTGCAGAGCCTGGAGTCCAGCAGCCGCCGCTGGGTGCTGGGAGGCAGCAAGGCTCCTGAGGAAACAAGTCTAGGATCTGGAGGACCAAGTGAACTAGTGGGAGAGATATGGTACAATCCTATCCCTGAAGAGGACCCAGGAAGCCAGGCATCTGGGGGAAGGACAGCCCAGACCACACCAGCCCAGCAGGAGGGTGCAGCCCCTGGTG GACCAGCCCCAGAGGTTGTCCCCAGCAATCCCCCTGCTAAACCATCACGAACCAAATCTCCAGGCCCTGCAAGGCGCCTctcaatgaagatgaaaaaattgCCTGAACTGAGGCGGCGATTGAGCCTCCGAGGGCCCAGAAGTGGGCGGGACCGTGAGGGTGAACGGGAACGCGCAGCCCCAGCTGGCTCGGTCATAAGCCGGTATCACCTGGATAGCAGTGTGGGAGCACAAAGATGTACAGAGGGAGCCCAGGGGAGCCAGACCGGCTACCTCAGTGATGGTGACTCCCCTGAACGGCCTCCTCACCCATCTCCTGATGCCTTCCAGCCCTATGAAGCAGTTACACCACCCCGTGCCTCACCCCCTGCCCTTTGGGGGCGCCTCAGTCTGCACCTATATGGGCTAGGGGGACTGCGCCTGCCACCAGGACCCACCTCACCAAATCTTTGTTGCCTGCTACAAGTGGATGGTGTTCCAAAAGCCAGGACAGGACCACTTCGAGGGGGTGGCACTGATTTCCTAAGGCTTGATCACACCTTCCACCTAGAGCTGGAGGCTGCCCATCTGCTCCGAGCCTTAATCCTGATTTGGGACCCCTGTATTCAGCGCCACCGTCCCTGTGCTCATGGCACTGTGCTGCTGCCCTCTCTTTTCCGAG GGTGCAGGGCCCAGCAACTAGCAGTGAGGCTAGAGCCCCAAGGCCTGTTATATGCAAAGCTGACACTCTGGGAACAGCAGGAAGCCCCAAGAAGCCAGGAACCCAGAGTCTTTGGGTTACCTCTGCCATTGCTTGTAGAGCGGGAACAAGCTCCAGGTCATGTGCCCCTCATCATCCAGAAGTGCATTGGGCAGATCGAAAGAAGGGGACTCCGG gTGGTGGGGCTATACCGGCTATGTGGCTCAGCAGCTGTAAAGAAGGAACTTCGGGATGCCTTTGAGCGAGACAGTGCAGCAGTGAGTCTCTCAGAGGAGTTATATCCAGACATCAATGTTATCACAG GGATCCTCAAGGACTACCTAAGAGAGCTACCCACACCCCTCATCACCCCACCACTCTACCAAGTCGTCCTGGAAGCCATGAGGCAGGGGCCACCCAGAGGCAGGGTCAATCCACAAGGTACCAGAGAGCTCCTCCAATGTCTGCCTGAAGTTGAGAGG GCCACGCTGACTCTGCTCCTGGACCACCTGCGCCTGGTCTCCTCCTTCCACGCCCACAACCGCATGACCCCCCAGAACCTGGCCGTCTGCTTCGGGCCTGTGCTGCTGCCCCCGCGCCAAGCGCCCAGCCGGCTCCGAGGAGGCTACCCCGCCCCGGGCTCGGGCTCGGGCTCCGGCTCCAGCCTAGCCAGCGCCGTGGACTTCAAACGTCACATCGAGGTGCTGCACTATCTGCTGCAAGCTTGGCCAG atcCCCGCCGCCCACCAGATCCTCCAGACAGCGTCCCCTACCTCCGCCCGAAGCGGCAGCCCCTGCTGGAACTGCCGCTGGGGGAGCCCGAAGTGGTGACACGGCCCCGAGACCGAAGTGGGCCCGAGAGCCCCCCTAGCAACCGCTACGCTGGAGACTGGAGCATCTGCGGGCGGGACTTCCTGTCTTATGGGCGGGACTTCCTGTCCGGCCCGGATTATGATCAAGTCGCTGGGAGCAGCGAAGACGAAGACGACGACGATGAGGATGAAGGCAGAGGGCGAGAGAGAGACGGTGACTTCGTGGGCGACTTTGCTCTTATGGATGATGACCCTGAGGCTCCTTTCAACACCCGCCTCAACCTCAAGGACTTTGACACCCTGATCCTGGACCTGGAGAGGGAGCTGTCCAAGCAGATAAATGTGTGCCTTTGA